The DNA segment AAAAGCTCTGATTACGAAGAAAACGGCGTTCGGTTCATCGATCAGTCCACGAACCGGACACCGTTTTTCCATCTCGCGAATCGTGCTGACGGGCAGCGCCTGCGACCTACGGCGTCACCACGACTTTGCCGATCACCCGCCGCCCGGCCATGTCGCGCAACGCTCGGCCGGTTTCCTCGAGCGTGTAGCGCGCCGACACATAAGGCTTGAGCTTGCCTTCGCCGATCCAGCGGGTCATCTGCTCCAGGGCCGTGTGGTTATGCTGCGGCTCGCGCTTCGCAAAATCGCCCCAGAAAACGCCGACCACGCTTGCGCCTTTCAGCAGCATCAGATTCAACGGCAGTTTGGGAATCTCTCCGTTCGCGAAGCCGACCACCAGATAGCGTCCGCGCCAGCCAATGCTGCGAAACGCGGGTTCTGCATAGATTCCGCCGACCGGGTCGTAGATCACGTCGGGGCCTTTGCCTTCGGTGAGCGCGCGGATCCGCTCGCGCAAGTCCTCGGTGCTGTAATTGATGGTGGCGTCCGCGCCGTGCTTCACGCAGGCCGCGAGTTTCTCGTCGCTGGATGCCGCCGCGATCACGCGCGCGCCTAACGCCTTGCCGATTTCGACCGCTGCAAGACCGACACCACCGGCCGCGCCCAGCACGAGCATCGTCTCGCCGGCTTTCAGTCCGGCACGATCGACCACCGCGTGGTGCGACGTTCCATAAGCCAGCGTGAAAGCGGCGGCCAGCTCGAAAGGCACGGTGTCGGCAAGCGGCACGCAGGCCGCCTCTGCTGCCACGGCCTGTTCAGCAAAACCGCCCGAGCCCGTATAAGCAACGACGCGCGAACCTGGCCTGAACTGCGTGACGCCTTCGCCGACCGCGCGAACGATGCCCGCGAATTCGGAGCCCGGCGTGAACGGCAGCGGTGGTTTGAACTGGTATTTGTTCTCGATGATCAGCACGTCGGGAAAGTTGACGGCTGCGGCTTTTACGTCGATCACGACATGGCCGGGCGGCGCCTGCAGGTCTGGCAGGTTTTCGACAACCAGGCTCTCCGGGGGGCCGTATTGATTACAGCGGATCGCGCGCATCGTGTCTCCATGTCGAACAAGGTTTGGTGAAGGACTGCCTGTGGGGCGTCGTGCTCATTCTGAGTGTAAAACAATGCGCACGACCGTGCGTTTTCATTGTGTGGCGGACTCGCCAGACGGCGTTGCTGCTGAACGCTGTCAGGTGAATTAGCGCGTGTTGCGCGCTGCGTGGATGCCGGGTCGTGTGTCGTTCGCGCGCCATCTTTCCTCGGTTACAATCGCCGGATGCGAATCCTACTCAGCAACGACGACGGTTATCTGGCGCCCGGCCTGGCCGCGCTCTATGAAGCGCTCAAGCCGATCGCGGACGTCACGGTCATGGCTCCCGAACAGAATTGCAGCGGTGCGTCCAATTCGTTGACGCTGTCGCGGCCGCTTTCGGTGCTGCGTTCGGCGAACGGTTTCTACTACGTGAATGGCACGCCTACCGACTCGGTGCACATTGCGCTCACGGGCATGCTCGACCACACGCCGGACCTCGTGGTCTCGGGCATCAACAACGGCCAGAACATGGGTGAAGACACACTCTATTCCGGCACCGTCGCGGCCGCCACCGAGGGCATCATGTTCGGCATACCGGCCATTGCGTTTTCCCTCGTCGACAAAGACTGGGTGCATCTCGACGCGGCTGTGCGCGTTGCGGCGCAAATCGTTTCGCATTATCTCGAGCAACCGTTGCCGGGGCATCCGCTGCTGAACGTGAATATCCCGAATCTGCCGTATGACCAGCTCGGCAACTGGCAGATCACGCGGCTCGGCAAGCGGCACCCTTCTCAGCCCGTGATCCGCCAAACCAATCCGCGTGGCGAGCCGATCTACTGGATCGGGCCGTCGGGCAGCGCGCGCGACGCCAGCGAGGGCACGGATTTCCATGCGGTCGCGACGGGGAACGTGTCGATCACGCCGCTGCAACTCGATCTGACCCACACGCAGATGCTGCCCGCGGCGCGCAACTGGGCGCGTGCCGGCAGCGGCGCTTCATGACGAACGAGCGCGCGAGGCGCTTTCCGCTCGGCCTCGAGGACCTGGTGCGTGAGCCGCGCCGGCCCGAAGGGCGTCCGGGCGAAGTGCGCGCGGCCGCGCTCGCCGCGAGCGCGGCTTTGAATTCGCGGCAGCCGGGCGGCAGGGCGGCGACGGCGGGGGCGCAGCAGAAGCCGCAGGCGCGGGCGC comes from the Paraburkholderia sp. PREW-6R genome and includes:
- a CDS encoding NADPH:quinone oxidoreductase family protein, whose protein sequence is MRAIRCNQYGPPESLVVENLPDLQAPPGHVVIDVKAAAVNFPDVLIIENKYQFKPPLPFTPGSEFAGIVRAVGEGVTQFRPGSRVVAYTGSGGFAEQAVAAEAACVPLADTVPFELAAAFTLAYGTSHHAVVDRAGLKAGETMLVLGAAGGVGLAAVEIGKALGARVIAAASSDEKLAACVKHGADATINYSTEDLRERIRALTEGKGPDVIYDPVGGIYAEPAFRSIGWRGRYLVVGFANGEIPKLPLNLMLLKGASVVGVFWGDFAKREPQHNHTALEQMTRWIGEGKLKPYVSARYTLEETGRALRDMAGRRVIGKVVVTP
- the surE gene encoding 5'/3'-nucleotidase SurE; translation: MRILLSNDDGYLAPGLAALYEALKPIADVTVMAPEQNCSGASNSLTLSRPLSVLRSANGFYYVNGTPTDSVHIALTGMLDHTPDLVVSGINNGQNMGEDTLYSGTVAAATEGIMFGIPAIAFSLVDKDWVHLDAAVRVAAQIVSHYLEQPLPGHPLLNVNIPNLPYDQLGNWQITRLGKRHPSQPVIRQTNPRGEPIYWIGPSGSARDASEGTDFHAVATGNVSITPLQLDLTHTQMLPAARNWARAGSGAS